One segment of Brevinematales bacterium DNA contains the following:
- the nifS gene encoding cysteine desulfurase, NifS family — translation MQRVYLDNNATTIVDPLVKEAMDPFFTQIYGNPNSLHDFGTEPHPYMRLALDRMYKGLNAPDDSDILITGCATESNNTVLKGVYYDIMHKGKRNQIITTPVEHPCVANTAKFLESLGAELKILPLNEDGIVDKEMLRRFINPDKTALVSVMWANNETGMIFPVKELAEVAHGNGALFHTDAVQAIGKIPVDVRDANVDFLSFSAHKFHGPKGVGGLYIRQGLRLTPLLHGGEQMGGKRAGTVNVPEMIGMGLAMELAAQNLEYELTEVRRLRDKMEDALLRIDDTLVVGRRELRTPNTILCSIKGVEGEAMLWDLNKNGIAASTGSACASESLEPNPTFVAIGINKDLAHTGIRISLSRFTTEQEIDYAIDVFRNSIERLRKISSSY, via the coding sequence ATGCAGAGAGTCTATTTAGATAACAACGCTACGACTATCGTCGACCCGCTCGTGAAGGAAGCGATGGACCCGTTTTTCACCCAGATTTACGGGAATCCCAATTCGCTTCACGACTTCGGCACCGAGCCCCATCCCTATATGAGGCTCGCCCTCGACCGGATGTACAAGGGGCTGAACGCTCCCGACGATTCGGATATCCTGATTACCGGGTGCGCCACCGAGAGCAACAATACGGTGCTCAAGGGCGTGTACTACGACATCATGCATAAAGGTAAACGGAATCAGATTATTACCACCCCGGTGGAGCACCCGTGTGTGGCGAACACAGCGAAATTTCTCGAATCCCTCGGCGCGGAACTGAAAATCCTACCGCTGAACGAGGACGGGATTGTCGATAAAGAGATGCTCCGCAGGTTTATCAATCCCGATAAGACCGCGCTGGTATCGGTGATGTGGGCGAATAACGAGACGGGGATGATATTCCCGGTGAAGGAGCTCGCCGAGGTCGCGCACGGGAACGGCGCGCTTTTCCATACCGACGCGGTACAGGCGATCGGTAAAATCCCGGTAGACGTCCGCGACGCGAATGTGGATTTCCTGTCGTTCAGCGCGCATAAGTTCCACGGCCCCAAGGGCGTCGGCGGCCTGTATATCCGCCAGGGCCTCCGCCTCACGCCCCTCCTCCACGGCGGCGAGCAGATGGGCGGCAAGCGCGCCGGAACAGTGAATGTCCCCGAGATGATCGGGATGGGGCTCGCGATGGAATTGGCGGCGCAGAACCTCGAGTACGAACTTACCGAAGTCCGCAGGCTCCGCGATAAAATGGAAGACGCACTACTCAGGATAGACGATACGCTAGTGGTCGGACGGCGCGAACTGCGTACCCCGAATACCATCCTTTGCAGCATCAAGGGCGTCGAGGGCGAAGCGATGCTTTGGGACCTCAATAAGAACGGGATTGCCGCGTCGACCGGGAGCGCATGCGCGTCCGAATCTCTCGAACCGAACCCGACCTTTGTCGCGATAGGCATCAATAAAGACCTCGCGCATACGGGTATCCGTATCTCGCTGTCGCGCTTCACCACCGAGCAGGAAATAGATTACGCGATTGACGTGTTCAGGAACTCGATCGAACGTCTCAGAAAGATTTCGTCGAGCTATTAA